The bacterium genome contains the following window.
AAATAAAGTTGTAGAATAAGGCGAATAACCTAATCTACTTGCATAGATGTCGTAGTTACCAACTGGAATCTGGGTTGTTGAATAATTACCGTTAGTATCAGATACAACAGCAAAGACTGGTGTAGTTGTATCTCCAGCTACATATCCTTTTATTCTTACACCAGGAATAGGATTATCATTACTTAAGTCAGTCACAGTGCCAACTAATGTGCCAAAAACCTGGATTACAGGGAATGATTCTTTATAGATACGATAGCCCCTCTTTGCAATATAGCCCCATAGGTTGCCTAAACTTGTAGGCACAACTCCTAAATTAGCTATTGTCCCAATTGTGAATACAGATGTATCAACTCCACACCCTTTAGTAAATAATGTGAAACCTGAGTCACCACCCGTACGGGCAGTTATGGTGCCTTCATAATAAGGAGTTAAAGTATCTACCATCCCTAATTCTGTAACCTGTGCTGATATATCAGGAGAAAGTAATGTATCCCACCCAATCACCCATATAGAGTCTATAAACATATCCCAACTAACACCTATTTCACGACCAGTGCATTTTAAAACCTCTCCGTATGGGGCAGTAACATTGATTACACACTGTCCAGCTGCATTTGTTGTATCACATAATGAGACTCCAAGTCCATAGATTTTAGTTACTACATCTGCAATACCTTGGTTTAGAGTATCAAGAACTGTAATCTCAACAGGAGTTAGTGTATTTACTTGAATAGTATCCGGATTGATAGTTACTATTGCTGCAGGCACCACTTGAATATTCCCTTCATAAGGTAAGAAGTTATGAGCTGTAACTGTTGCATATAAAGTGCCTATAGAAGTTGGGGGAGTTGGCAAGTTCATTGTAGCAACCCCGTTCTCATTGGTATACCCTATTGCATAGACATTGTCCTCTTCTTTCATAACACAAACAAGCGCACTCTTAACAGGTACGTTATCACTTGATACAGTGACTTCAAACCATGTCTGTCCTACTGGTATTGTAGGAAGATGCTCAACAGCCAAGCTCTTTGGCTCATCTGTCCACATTGGAAGCTCAGGGTCACCAAATAAATTGAGCTCATAAAGACAATATCTCCAATACTCAGGCCACTGTCCTGATTGAGAAGCAGTGACATATGCATCCTTAGATGCTGCATGAGCTTCACCTAAATGATAAAGGCCATCATTAAACAATTTCTTATAGAATGCGAGGTCTATACACTCACTCGGTCCTAACTCTGGTGGCGTTCCGTATCCATATCTTGAGTTCATAATAGATGCTATACCACCACCATTTGGATTATTTATAAAGTGCTCTGCAAAACAGTCACCACCTGCTACTTCATCTACTGCACCACAAAAACATGAAATAGCGTTGTGGATACCAAGTCTACCACCATTGTGAAGTCCATCAACATCAGATGAAGTGAGAATGGCAGCACCCTGTCCACTATAGACTCCATACTCATTTCCATGCGCTGCATAATGAGCAAAGCCAAACCCAGCATTAAGTGAGTCTATCACTATCTGCCGACTTATCGTCCCCTGTGCCTCAGACAATATTGCATCCAGCCAGCTAGCAGGTGTAACCGCTGCTATGGAATCGCTTATTATATCACCTGTGTAACCATAAAATAATCTTAATGCTGCAAGTAGTATCTTCTTCTGGTATCCCGTTGGTGGGTTCTTCTCATAAGTTAACACCTTATTTATAAAAGTCTCTACTTGAGTCAAATTTCTTGCAGGTGCCCTACCTACAAAGACATCAGCATAAATATCTACGTTATCTGTCATTTCTCCATAAATTCCATTATTATTTCCATCCCATGTTCCATTTGTATCTGAATAATATAAATCACAAGGCTCCCACTCCTCGTCTGGATAATAACCTACACCCGGGTCCATACAGAATACATCCCTCCTTGGCACAACTTCTTGATTATTTTCATAATCACACTGTCCACCTAATAGAAAGTATATAGTACCCCAATTACTATATGCATCTTTAATAAAATTGCGTATCTTTATTTGGTTATCTGAGCCTGAGCAGTTAGCATATATTGAGTCTAATTTTACAACTCTTGCACGCACTCCTTTCTTTGTCTTCCAATCAGCAAGGCTTTGGAATTCAGGCGCAAAATCGGAGCTCGTTATTATGCAATAGCTGATTTCATCTTGCCTATCCTTAACTAATGGAGCATATATATCTATATCTTCAGGGTTTATAACTAAGCTCCTAATTATTCTTTCCATAGATTGCTTCTGGAATTTAGTTATCTCACTCATAATATGTGTAGTTTCGTACTTTAATTTCAAAACAATATTTGAATAGAAAATAAGAGTGCGTTCCGCCGGAATATATTGGACAGGATAAACGAGTATCTCAGCGATTCTATATCCACCTTTAGAGCCAGTACCGACAAATTCGGTAAGTTTACCGGGATAATGAGAGTATGAACTGTAAACATCAGGATTAGGTCCTACAAATGGTATTTCCTTATTAATTGAAATGGGTCTTGGTGGCTGTGTCGGGCAAATAGTATACTTACCAGGTAATATTTCTTTATCAACTGATATAACTTCTATTCCACTCGCAGTAGCTGTCGTCGGAATAAGAATTCTTACTTGGTAACATGGTAGCATAGGACTACCAGCCTCACCAGTGGATATACCGTCTTTAAGTTTAACGACATCGTATCCGTTAAACTTACCAAATGAGAGGCCGGCTTTACTAAAACTGACTTTCTCTATAATAAGCTCACCACCAAGAGCTGGTATGCTAAGAAAAAGTATCCCCAATAAGCTTAAAAGTTTCTTCATGGTTTCACCCCTTTAAGTTATAAATAATCTAATTTTAACTTTTGTCAAGTATTTTTTTATTTTTTATCTTTATTTTAAGAAATTTTCGCTTTCCAACTTTAATGGTATAAATTCCTCTTTTATTGAACTCAAAATTTATATCTCTTATAGCGACTCCATTG
Protein-coding sequences here:
- a CDS encoding C25 family cysteine peptidase; this encodes MKKLLSLLGILFLSIPALGGELIIEKVSFSKAGLSFGKFNGYDVVKLKDGISTGEAGSPMLPCYQVRILIPTTATASGIEVISVDKEILPGKYTICPTQPPRPISINKEIPFVGPNPDVYSSYSHYPGKLTEFVGTGSKGGYRIAEILVYPVQYIPAERTLIFYSNIVLKLKYETTHIMSEITKFQKQSMERIIRSLVINPEDIDIYAPLVKDRQDEISYCIITSSDFAPEFQSLADWKTKKGVRARVVKLDSIYANCSGSDNQIKIRNFIKDAYSNWGTIYFLLGGQCDYENNQEVVPRRDVFCMDPGVGYYPDEEWEPCDLYYSDTNGTWDGNNNGIYGEMTDNVDIYADVFVGRAPARNLTQVETFINKVLTYEKNPPTGYQKKILLAALRLFYGYTGDIISDSIAAVTPASWLDAILSEAQGTISRQIVIDSLNAGFGFAHYAAHGNEYGVYSGQGAAILTSSDVDGLHNGGRLGIHNAISCFCGAVDEVAGGDCFAEHFINNPNGGGIASIMNSRYGYGTPPELGPSECIDLAFYKKLFNDGLYHLGEAHAASKDAYVTASQSGQWPEYWRYCLYELNLFGDPELPMWTDEPKSLAVEHLPTIPVGQTWFEVTVSSDNVPVKSALVCVMKEEDNVYAIGYTNENGVATMNLPTPPTSIGTLYATVTAHNFLPYEGNIQVVPAAIVTINPDTIQVNTLTPVEITVLDTLNQGIADVVTKIYGLGVSLCDTTNAAGQCVINVTAPYGEVLKCTGREIGVSWDMFIDSIWVIGWDTLLSPDISAQVTELGMVDTLTPYYEGTITARTGGDSGFTLFTKGCGVDTSVFTIGTIANLGVVPTSLGNLWGYIAKRGYRIYKESFPVIQVFGTLVGTVTDLSNDNPIPGVRIKGYVAGDTTTPVFAVVSDTNGNYSTTQIPVGNYDIYASRLGYSPYSTTLFLKYGANTFDIKLQCILTPGFSDSLEPANAGWTHYQVTSGYKDEWHIETYRSHSPTHSWKCGGAGSASYSNRD